One Flavobacterium cerinum genomic window, GCTCAGTTGGTAGAGCAATGGACTGAAAATCCATGTGTCCCTGGTTCGATTCCTGGAGGCACCACTTACTAAACCCTTGATCTCTTACGATTTCAAGGGTTTTTTGTTTAGTTTTGTTATTCTTTAACATCAATTTATGACGCCCCAACAGGACGATCCCACACTAACAGCCCACTTATTTTCAAAAGAAATGCTAGCATTCGGCTATTTGCTCGATTTTAGTCTTCAAAGTTTAGAATCGGAAATCGATCGTATTCTGGAAACTTCCCCCATCAATTCCCTGGATGAGCAATTTGATCTTGAACCAAAATTAACTGCCTATATCGGTGAAACGATGTGCCAAAAACTAAATGGCGTTTGGAGCGGACCGTTTTACAGTCACAAAAAATGGATCGGAAATAACTATTATTTTTGTAAGATAACCATCGGTGAGCATGATTTTTATCCGGACCATTTTATAGGCTACTATCTAGCCAATTCCAAAAAAGACGCCGGAACATTCAAAGACTTTTTTATCAGAACACTTGCCGAATGGCGTATGACTTAAAGTAAATTAAAACCATTCAAAACGAGTGTTTTTTTTATTTCCACTCATCTGATTTCAACTTTCCGAAAACGAAAATAAAGTATCTTTGAGCTATCATTTTCGATATCACATAGCTCATGCACACAAAAATCTCCCTTTTTCTTTCACTGATTACAGCTGTTTGCTTTAGTCAGAAACGCGTTGCCGGTCCGGCCGATATCGTAAATCCGATGATCGGAACTCATAAAATGGGACACACATTTCCCGGCGCCACAACTCCGTTCGGAATGGTACAATTAAGTCCGGAAACCAATTATACCAATATGTTTACAGACGGCAAGTACAATCCTGATGCTTATAAATATTGTGCCGGCTATCAATATGACGACACGACCATTTTTGGCTTTAGTCACACTCATTTTAGCGGAACCGGACATGCAGACTTAGGAGACTTCTTAATCATGCCCACCACCGGAAAACTGGATTTAAATCCGGGCAAACCCAATGAACCCGGAAGCGGCTATTTTTCAAGTTTCTCCCATGAAAACGAATTCGCAAAACCCGGTTACTATATGGTCAAACTTGATCGCTATACTATCAAAGCCGAATTAACCGCCAGTGATCGTGTAGGATTTCATCAATATACATTCCCTAAATCAGAATCGGCTCATATTCTATTAGATCTGGTCTATAATATATACAATTATGACAACAAAAATGTCTGGACTTTTATCCGGATAGAAAACGATTCAACTGTAACCGGTTATCGCCAAACAAATGGCTGGGGACGAACCCGAACTGTGTATTTCGCCATGCAGTTTTCAAAACCCTTCCTCTCTTACGGTCATAAAAAATATGATAACAATCCGTACAATGGGTTTTATCGCCGTTTTAACGAAGAAGAGAATTTTCCGGAAATGGCCGGACGAAATATCCGCGCCTATTTCAATTTTAAAACAGAAGAAAACGAAAAAATCAAGGTCAAATTTGCTTTGTCACCGGTAAGCACGGAAGGCGCTCTTTTAAATCTTAAAACTGAAATTCCACATTGGGATTTCCAAAAAACCCGTCACGAAACCCGGGATAAATGGAATAAAGAATTATCCAAAATCACAATCGAAACCCAGAAACCGGAAGACGAAGAAACGTTTTACACCGCCTTGTACCATACCATGCTCGGCCCTATCGTATACGAAGACGTTGACGGCAAATACAAAGGATTGGATCAAAATATACACGAGTCAGACGGATTTACCAATTACACCGTTTTCTCGCTTTGGGACACCTATCGCGCATTACATCCGCTATTTAACCTGATTCAACCGAAACGGAATAACGATATGATCAAATCCATGCTAGCCCACCACGATCAAAGTGTTCATAAAATGCTTCCGGTCTGGAGTCATTATGCTAACGAAAACTGGTGTATGATCGGTTATCATTCCATATCGGTAATTGCCGATGCTATCGCTAAGAATACCACCGACATCGATATTAATCGCGCATTAACCGCCGGAAAAAACACAGCCACCGTTCCCTATTTTGACGGATTGGACAGCTATATGAAGCTCGGTTATGTTCCGGAAGACAAAAGCGGTAATTCCGTTTCTAAAACACTGGAATTTGCTTACGATGACTGGTGTATCGCACAAATTGCAAAAAAAGCCAATAACAACATCGCTTATCAGGAGTATATGAAACGTTCCGAAAGCTATAAAAACGTATACGATCCGGCGATTCGCTATATGCGTCCGAAATTAAGTTCCGGAAAATGGCGTGAACCTTTCGATCCGTTAGACACACACGGACAAGGATTTATTGAAGGCAACGCACTTAATTATGGTTTTTATGTTCCTCACAACATTGATCATATGATCGAGATGATGGGCGGAAAAAATAAATTTGCCGCGCAGCTTGATCAGGTATTTTCAATCAAACTGGATGACAAATACATTGAGAAAAACGAAGATATTACCCGCGACGGTATCATCGGTGCTTACGTACACGGTAACGAACCGGGACATCATATTCCATATTTGTATAACTGGACCGGAAAACCATGGAAAACACAGGAACGTGTTCGAATGATCATGGACACCATGTATTCCAATTCCATTGATGGTTTATGCGGAAACGACGATGCCGGGCAAATGAGCGCCTGGTATGTTTTTAGCGCTCTGGGCTTTTATCCGGTACTTCCGGGATCTGATCAATACGCTATCGGAAGCCCATTGATCAAGTCGGCTACTCTTAACTTTGAAAACGGAAAAACATTAAAAATCAAGACCGTTAATCAAGGTCCTAAAAATGTATATATAGAGAAGGTAATGCTAAACGGAAAAGAAATTGACCGTGATTACCTGCTACATGGCGAAATTTACGATAATGCCGAGTTAACTTTTTATTTAAGCAACAAGCCAAAACGATAATCTAAAAAAACATTTA contains:
- a CDS encoding GH92 family glycosyl hydrolase — translated: MHTKISLFLSLITAVCFSQKRVAGPADIVNPMIGTHKMGHTFPGATTPFGMVQLSPETNYTNMFTDGKYNPDAYKYCAGYQYDDTTIFGFSHTHFSGTGHADLGDFLIMPTTGKLDLNPGKPNEPGSGYFSSFSHENEFAKPGYYMVKLDRYTIKAELTASDRVGFHQYTFPKSESAHILLDLVYNIYNYDNKNVWTFIRIENDSTVTGYRQTNGWGRTRTVYFAMQFSKPFLSYGHKKYDNNPYNGFYRRFNEEENFPEMAGRNIRAYFNFKTEENEKIKVKFALSPVSTEGALLNLKTEIPHWDFQKTRHETRDKWNKELSKITIETQKPEDEETFYTALYHTMLGPIVYEDVDGKYKGLDQNIHESDGFTNYTVFSLWDTYRALHPLFNLIQPKRNNDMIKSMLAHHDQSVHKMLPVWSHYANENWCMIGYHSISVIADAIAKNTTDIDINRALTAGKNTATVPYFDGLDSYMKLGYVPEDKSGNSVSKTLEFAYDDWCIAQIAKKANNNIAYQEYMKRSESYKNVYDPAIRYMRPKLSSGKWREPFDPLDTHGQGFIEGNALNYGFYVPHNIDHMIEMMGGKNKFAAQLDQVFSIKLDDKYIEKNEDITRDGIIGAYVHGNEPGHHIPYLYNWTGKPWKTQERVRMIMDTMYSNSIDGLCGNDDAGQMSAWYVFSALGFYPVLPGSDQYAIGSPLIKSATLNFENGKTLKIKTVNQGPKNVYIEKVMLNGKEIDRDYLLHGEIYDNAELTFYLSNKPKR